One genomic window of Gallaecimonas sp. GXIMD4217 includes the following:
- the dapA gene encoding 4-hydroxy-tetrahydrodipicolinate synthase, with product MFAGSAVALITPMDAEGNVDYSALEALVEWHITEGTQAIVAMGTTGESATLSEAEHLEVVKQVVKAAAGRVPVLAGNGGSSTRGVLALTEKLNALGIDGLLTATPAYNKPPQAGLIAHYRALEAISDTPIILYNVPGRTAVDMTADTVASLAELPGIVGIKEATGDLARLADIRALVGDDFLLLSGDDATSRAFMLAGGHGVISVTANVAPGLFAQMCEKALAGDLAGAEAVDRRIQGLHRALFIESNPIPAKWALKRLGKIESDMLRLPLLPLSPNGQAAVEAALKQAALI from the coding sequence ATGTTTGCCGGTAGTGCCGTGGCGCTCATCACCCCGATGGATGCCGAAGGAAATGTGGATTATTCCGCGCTGGAAGCCTTGGTGGAATGGCATATCACCGAAGGGACCCAGGCCATAGTGGCCATGGGTACCACGGGCGAGTCCGCCACCCTGAGCGAAGCCGAACACCTGGAGGTGGTGAAACAGGTGGTCAAGGCCGCGGCGGGCAGGGTTCCTGTGTTGGCCGGTAACGGCGGCAGCAGCACCCGTGGCGTGCTGGCCCTGACCGAAAAGCTCAACGCCCTGGGTATCGACGGCCTGCTGACGGCGACCCCTGCCTACAACAAGCCGCCCCAGGCCGGCCTCATCGCCCATTACCGGGCCCTGGAGGCCATCAGCGATACGCCCATCATTCTCTACAATGTGCCCGGGCGCACCGCCGTGGACATGACCGCCGATACCGTGGCCAGCCTGGCTGAACTTCCCGGCATCGTCGGCATCAAAGAGGCCACTGGGGATCTGGCCCGCCTGGCCGACATCCGCGCCCTGGTCGGTGACGACTTCCTGTTGCTGTCCGGCGACGACGCCACCAGCCGCGCCTTCATGCTGGCCGGTGGCCATGGCGTGATCAGCGTGACCGCCAATGTGGCGCCCGGGCTCTTTGCCCAGATGTGCGAGAAGGCCCTGGCCGGGGATCTGGCCGGTGCCGAAGCCGTGGACCGCAGGATACAGGGGCTGCACCGGGCCCTCTTTATCGAGTCCAACCCCATTCCCGCCAAGTGGGCCCTGAAGCGCCTTGGCAAGATTGAATCTGATATGCTGCGGCTGCCCCTGTTGCCCTTGAGTCCCAATGGCCAGGCCGCCGTGGAGGCCGCCCTGAAGCAGGCGGCGTTGATCTGA
- a CDS encoding ACT domain-containing protein, protein MSKYLVVTAIGEDRPGIVHEVIQLVSQCQCNIVDSRTVIFGQEFTMMMLVSGDWNAIGQIESQLPLLARDHKLLTMIKRTGAHAPDDYGDLVEMTLETDDRPGIISQVTRFLAEHKVNLGALSSSVTPGEQGERLHVTLRINLPQGLSVDDLEGQLTPFGQAERLNLTLSRLTQHSEIRHEES, encoded by the coding sequence ATGAGCAAATATCTGGTGGTGACGGCCATCGGCGAAGACAGGCCCGGCATAGTGCACGAGGTGATCCAGCTGGTCAGCCAGTGCCAGTGCAACATCGTCGACAGCCGCACCGTCATCTTCGGCCAGGAATTCACCATGATGATGCTGGTCAGCGGTGACTGGAACGCCATCGGCCAGATCGAAAGCCAGCTGCCGCTGCTGGCCAGGGACCACAAGCTGTTGACCATGATCAAGCGCACCGGCGCCCATGCCCCGGACGACTACGGCGATCTGGTGGAGATGACCCTGGAGACCGACGACAGGCCCGGCATCATCTCCCAGGTCACCCGCTTCCTGGCCGAGCACAAGGTCAACCTGGGTGCCCTGAGTTCCTCTGTGACCCCTGGCGAGCAGGGCGAACGCCTGCACGTGACCCTGCGCATCAACCTGCCCCAGGGCCTGTCCGTTGACGATCTGGAAGGACAGCTGACCCCCTTCGGCCAGGCCGAGCGTCTCAACCTGACCCTGTCCCGACTGACCCAGCACAGTGAAATCCGCCACGAGGAGTCGTGA
- the bcp gene encoding thioredoxin-dependent thiol peroxidase — translation MNPLSAGDKAPAFTLKDQDGNDVSLGQFQGQKVLVYFYPKALTPGCTTQACSLRDSEAELARRKVVVLGMSPDPVAKLKRFEDKHQLNFRLLSDEDHAIADAFGVWGLKKFMGREYDGIHRLSFLIGEDGTVLHRFDKFKTKDHHQVVLDWLDANA, via the coding sequence ATCAATCCCCTTTCCGCCGGCGACAAGGCGCCGGCCTTCACCCTCAAGGACCAGGACGGCAACGACGTCAGCCTGGGCCAGTTCCAGGGCCAGAAGGTCCTGGTCTATTTCTACCCCAAGGCGCTGACCCCGGGCTGCACCACCCAGGCCTGCAGCCTGCGTGACAGCGAGGCCGAGCTGGCCAGGCGCAAGGTGGTGGTGCTGGGCATGAGCCCGGATCCGGTGGCCAAGCTCAAGCGCTTCGAGGACAAGCACCAGCTCAACTTCCGGCTGCTGTCCGACGAGGATCACGCCATCGCCGACGCCTTCGGCGTCTGGGGCCTGAAGAAATTCATGGGCCGGGAGTACGACGGCATTCACCGCCTGAGCTTTTTGATCGGCGAAGACGGCACCGTGCTGCACCGCTTCGACAAGTTCAAGACCAAGGATCACCACCAGGTGGTACTGGACTGGCTGGACGCCAACGCCTGA
- a CDS encoding AI-2E family transporter, translating into MKELISGWFSRRFSDPHAITLFLLLIFGFGIIYAFGNFMAPLLVALVLAYLVEWPVQKLMRLGLGRTWAASLMLLLFLGLMLLFLLVLMPTVWKQTSTLISELPTMVDKTREFVLALPQRYPGLVQPEQVSLLVDEIQKHMVGWAQTALGVTVTSLGNVVALLIYLILVPLLMFFFLKDKDHLLSSFDRFLPSNRKLAIQVWTEMNQQIANYVRGKVVEIIIVGAASYIVFVLMGLRYSALLGLLVGLSVLIPYIGAAVVTLPVALVALFQWGTGSEFLYLMLAYGVIQALDGNVLVPLLFSEAVNLHPVAIILAVLFFGGLWGFWGVFFAIPLATLVKAVVNAWPMDGPTEPRAESQA; encoded by the coding sequence ATGAAAGAGCTGATCTCCGGCTGGTTCAGCCGGCGTTTTTCCGACCCCCACGCCATCACCCTGTTCCTGTTGCTGATCTTCGGCTTCGGCATCATCTACGCCTTCGGCAACTTCATGGCGCCGCTGCTGGTGGCCCTGGTGCTGGCCTACCTGGTGGAATGGCCGGTGCAGAAGCTGATGCGCCTGGGCCTGGGCCGCACCTGGGCGGCCAGCCTGATGCTGCTGCTGTTCCTCGGCCTGATGTTGCTGTTTTTGCTGGTGCTGATGCCAACGGTCTGGAAGCAGACCTCGACCCTGATCAGCGAGCTGCCGACCATGGTCGACAAGACCCGGGAGTTCGTGCTGGCCCTGCCGCAGCGCTACCCGGGCCTGGTGCAGCCGGAGCAGGTGTCGCTGCTGGTGGACGAGATCCAGAAGCACATGGTCGGCTGGGCGCAGACCGCCCTGGGTGTCACCGTCACCTCCCTGGGCAACGTGGTGGCGCTGCTGATCTACCTGATCCTGGTGCCGCTGCTGATGTTCTTCTTCCTCAAGGACAAGGATCACCTGCTCAGTTCCTTCGACCGTTTCCTGCCCAGCAACCGCAAGCTGGCCATCCAGGTGTGGACGGAAATGAACCAGCAGATCGCCAACTATGTGCGTGGCAAGGTGGTGGAAATCATCATAGTGGGGGCGGCCAGCTACATCGTCTTCGTGCTGATGGGGCTGCGTTACTCGGCGCTGCTTGGCCTGCTGGTGGGGCTGTCGGTGCTGATCCCCTACATAGGCGCCGCCGTGGTGACCCTGCCGGTGGCGCTGGTGGCGCTGTTCCAGTGGGGCACCGGCAGCGAATTCCTGTACCTGATGCTGGCCTACGGGGTGATCCAGGCCCTGGACGGCAATGTGCTGGTGCCGCTGCTGTTCTCCGAGGCGGTCAACCTGCACCCGGTGGCCATCATACTGGCGGTGCTGTTCTTCGGTGGCCTGTGGGGCTTCTGGGGGGTGTTCTTTGCCATCCCCCTGGCGACCCTGGTAAAAGCGGTGGTCAACGCCTGGCCCATGGATGGTCCGACCGAGCCCAGGGCCGAGTCACAAGCCTAG
- a CDS encoding sulfurtransferase TusA family protein, producing MMTTLDLRGLSCPVPLVETKLALRAWDGAEPFRVLISDPGSRRDIPNYLKKAGYAYQSQALDGGAVQLSVLGKSKET from the coding sequence ATGATGACCACGCTCGACCTGCGTGGCCTGAGCTGTCCGGTGCCCCTGGTGGAAACCAAGCTGGCCCTGAGGGCCTGGGACGGGGCCGAACCGTTCAGGGTGCTGATCTCTGACCCCGGTTCCCGGCGAGATATCCCCAACTACCTGAAAAAAGCGGGATATGCTTACCAAAGCCAGGCCCTTGACGGCGGTGCCGTGCAACTGTCCGTGCTTGGCAAGTCAAAGGAGACTTGA
- a CDS encoding M48 family metalloprotease: MKVKGICAALVLALGAAQVQGSNNLPEIGTASLNVLTLEKEQLLGELYTKQLRNQAPMVRDPLVTEYVQALGYKLVAHAENVRSPFDFMVIRAHELNAFAYFGGHVAVFTSIIEEADSEDELASVLAHEIAHITQRHLARAMEQSQKNLPLTIAAVAASILVGMANPEAGMAGLNATLAASQQLGINYTRSNEQEADRVGFQTLNEAGYDPRAAASFFGKMAAKYRFVRKPPEFLLTHPLPESRVTDARNRAELYPRRPANPSLDFHLVKMLLKANYGRDPKATRAGLDKARRHHEAVFPEALDYGLALLDLQEEQGERALATAERLLKKDRHNLFYLVLKADALMELDRAEEAAALLEHQATLRPEHAVVSLNLANAWLKAKQPQKAAAVLEPHLFRRPDDALALELMIEAQAKADNEAAREYWQAERMAYLGAFRRAINHMHNAYRLYEEQPLEQRRIEGRIAQLKNDQARLEALK; encoded by the coding sequence ATGAAAGTCAAAGGGATATGTGCTGCATTGGTGCTGGCCCTGGGTGCCGCCCAGGTCCAGGGCAGCAACAACCTGCCGGAGATCGGCACCGCCAGCCTCAATGTGCTGACCCTGGAGAAGGAGCAGCTGCTGGGCGAGCTCTACACCAAGCAGCTGCGCAACCAGGCCCCCATGGTGCGGGATCCCCTGGTCACCGAGTACGTCCAGGCCCTGGGCTACAAGCTGGTGGCCCACGCCGAAAACGTGCGCAGCCCGTTCGATTTCATGGTGATCCGCGCCCACGAACTCAACGCCTTCGCCTATTTCGGCGGCCATGTGGCGGTGTTCACCAGCATCATAGAGGAGGCCGACAGCGAGGACGAGCTGGCCTCGGTCCTGGCCCACGAAATCGCCCACATCACCCAGCGCCACCTGGCCCGGGCCATGGAGCAGAGCCAGAAGAACCTGCCCCTGACCATTGCCGCGGTGGCGGCGTCCATCCTGGTGGGCATGGCCAACCCCGAAGCCGGCATGGCCGGCCTCAACGCCACCCTGGCCGCCAGCCAGCAGCTGGGCATCAACTACACCCGCAGCAACGAGCAGGAAGCGGACAGGGTCGGCTTCCAGACCCTCAACGAGGCCGGCTACGACCCCCGTGCCGCCGCCAGCTTCTTCGGCAAGATGGCCGCCAAGTACCGCTTCGTGCGCAAGCCGCCGGAGTTCCTGCTCACCCACCCCTTGCCGGAATCACGGGTCACCGACGCCCGCAACAGGGCCGAACTCTATCCCAGGCGTCCGGCCAACCCCAGCCTGGACTTCCACCTGGTGAAGATGCTGCTCAAGGCCAACTACGGCCGGGATCCCAAGGCCACCCGGGCCGGCCTGGACAAGGCCAGGCGCCACCACGAAGCGGTCTTCCCCGAGGCCCTGGACTACGGCCTGGCGCTGCTGGATCTGCAGGAGGAGCAGGGTGAACGGGCCCTGGCCACGGCCGAGCGGCTGCTGAAGAAAGACCGCCACAACCTCTTCTACCTGGTGCTCAAGGCCGATGCCCTGATGGAGCTGGACCGTGCCGAGGAGGCCGCCGCCCTGCTGGAGCACCAGGCCACACTGAGGCCCGAGCACGCCGTGGTCAGCCTCAACCTGGCCAATGCCTGGCTCAAGGCCAAGCAGCCACAAAAGGCCGCCGCCGTACTGGAGCCGCACCTGTTTCGTCGCCCGGACGACGCCCTGGCCCTGGAGCTGATGATCGAGGCCCAGGCCAAGGCCGACAACGAGGCGGCCCGGGAATACTGGCAGGCCGAGCGCATGGCCTACCTGGGCGCCTTCCGGCGCGCCATCAACCATATGCACAACGCCTACCGGCTTTACGAGGAACAACCCCTGGAGCAGCGCCGCATCGAGGGGCGCATCGCCCAGCTCAAGAACGACCAGGCCCGCCTGGAGGCCCTGAAATAA
- the arsC gene encoding arsenate reductase (glutaredoxin) (This arsenate reductase requires both glutathione and glutaredoxin to convert arsenate to arsenite, after which the efflux transporter formed by ArsA and ArsB can extrude the arsenite from the cell, providing resistance.) — translation MTIQIYHNPRCSKSRQTLALLEEKGIAPEVILYLDTPPSADEIKGLLAKLGFDSARQLMRTKEEEYKAQNLARVEDENALLAAMAATPKLIERPIVVKGDQARLGRPPEQVLEIL, via the coding sequence ATGACCATCCAGATCTACCACAATCCCCGTTGCTCCAAGTCCCGCCAGACCCTGGCCCTGCTGGAGGAAAAAGGCATAGCGCCGGAAGTGATCCTCTACCTGGACACCCCGCCCAGCGCCGACGAGATCAAAGGCCTGCTGGCCAAGCTGGGCTTCGATTCCGCCCGCCAGCTGATGCGCACCAAGGAAGAGGAATACAAGGCCCAGAACCTGGCCCGGGTCGAGGATGAAAACGCCCTGCTGGCCGCCATGGCTGCCACCCCCAAGCTCATCGAGCGTCCCATCGTCGTCAAGGGCGACCAGGCCCGGCTGGGCCGTCCGCCGGAGCAGGTGCTGGAGATCCTCTGA
- the wrbA gene encoding NAD(P)H:quinone oxidoreductase, whose amino-acid sequence MAPVLVLYYSRGGATRNMARLIARGVEQQGVDALVRTVPALNGEEAPADPLVTLAELRGASALALGSPTRFGNMAAPLKHFLDSTSSEWLAGTLVDKPACVFTSCGSPHGGHESTLLSMMLPLLHHGMVVMGLPYTEAELHHTTGGGTPYGPSHLAANGIQLNEHERQLCLAMGQRLARLGKALQA is encoded by the coding sequence ATGGCCCCTGTGCTGGTGCTCTATTACAGCCGAGGTGGCGCCACCCGGAACATGGCCAGGCTGATCGCCCGGGGCGTCGAGCAGCAGGGTGTCGATGCCCTGGTGCGTACCGTGCCGGCCCTGAACGGCGAGGAAGCGCCCGCGGATCCCCTGGTGACCCTGGCGGAGCTGCGCGGAGCCTCCGCCCTGGCCCTCGGCAGCCCCACCCGCTTCGGCAACATGGCGGCGCCCCTCAAGCATTTCCTGGACAGCACCAGCAGCGAATGGCTGGCCGGCACCCTGGTGGACAAGCCGGCCTGTGTCTTCACCTCCTGTGGCAGCCCTCACGGCGGCCACGAGAGCACCCTGCTGTCGATGATGCTGCCGCTGCTGCACCATGGCATGGTGGTGATGGGCCTGCCTTACACCGAGGCCGAGCTGCATCACACCACGGGTGGCGGCACCCCCTATGGCCCCAGTCACCTGGCGGCCAACGGCATCCAACTCAACGAACACGAACGCCAGCTCTGCCTCGCCATGGGACAGCGCCTGGCCCGGCTCGGTAAAGCCCTGCAAGCATGA
- a CDS encoding DUF2069 domain-containing protein, with protein MKPEQSQTKKMRLLAQAGYFGLMLWVPAWHLWLAPHPEISPWFLMSIWFLPLLFPLRGMIKGNPYTFAWANFLVLLYMLHSLTLLWVSPEERWLAAVELTLSLMMLTGGAYYARWRGKELDLGLKKKQSG; from the coding sequence ATGAAACCCGAACAATCCCAAACCAAGAAAATGCGCCTGCTGGCCCAGGCCGGCTACTTCGGCCTGATGCTGTGGGTGCCGGCCTGGCACCTGTGGCTGGCCCCCCATCCCGAGATCTCCCCCTGGTTCCTGATGTCGATCTGGTTCCTGCCGCTGCTGTTCCCCCTCAGGGGCATGATCAAAGGCAATCCCTACACCTTCGCCTGGGCCAACTTCCTGGTGCTGCTCTACATGCTGCACAGCCTGACCCTGCTGTGGGTGTCGCCCGAGGAGCGCTGGCTGGCCGCCGTGGAGCTGACCCTGAGCCTGATGATGTTGACCGGTGGTGCCTATTACGCCAGATGGCGTGGCAAGGAGCTTGATCTGGGCCTGAAAAAAAAGCAATCTGGCTAA